A single window of Lutzomyia longipalpis isolate SR_M1_2022 chromosome 1, ASM2433408v1 DNA harbors:
- the LOC129786396 gene encoding F-actin-monooxygenase Mical isoform X1 yields the protein MDNENAKLAAEMFDHFCSVTTMRQIMGLYRNMMDAVGLRPGPLNDFYPKLKAKIRNWKAQALWKKFDTRAGHRVYNKGTACNGIRVLVIGAGPCGLRTAIEAQLLGAKVVVVEKRDRISRNNVLHLWPFVITDLRNLGAKKFYGKFCAGSIDHISIRQLQCILLKVALLLGVEVHEGVSFVKLIEPKDGCGWRAQVSPEDHAVSHYEFDALIGADGKRNTLEGFVRKEFRGKLAIAITANFINKRTEAEAKVEEISGVAFIFNQSFFKELYYRTGIDLENIVYYKDETHYFVMTAKKMSLIDKGVIIQDSADPAELLSPSNVNTDKLLDYAREAAEFSTKYQMPNLEFAVNHYGKPDVAMFDFTSMFQAENSSRVCVRKNYRLLQCLVGDSLLEPFWPTGSGCARGFLSSMDAAYAIKLFANPRNSCLAVLAQRESLYRLLGQTTPENLNRDIMAYTLDPSTRYPNLNKTLVQVQQVEMLLDADDETIYQQTFMDTNAISAVPDAPVRRKRRTGDTTPLGMVLLRWIKSQLKAYEFANNLTEVAQCFTHGRVLCALIHRYRPELLDFSTLGDLPAEQCNAKAFDILENDLGIPRVMQASESVNIEKIESKLWLNYLEQICELFRGEIPHVKHPKLDFAELKEKQRSNIPDFSNLVKSSGKRNVVEVEAINRRITLDEERNKNRSRRLNYEQMQAVQAAEGSRRAKKRRSHEKFANVEEQKKRLQDIQNNRMERQSKRRLERARQTENFYKSLHMLQFNSFLRDTDSSTPFEDYSLYVYRQQAPDFNDRVKDLERKLLYPDRERGFYSALARGAPDEKFSNRIKSMESKIVGKNAGLGDKKPKDLLRAIGKIESDDWNVREIEKKIEQSKKAEVGKSREKVPKWSREQFLARQSKMSKPIDRQSSIDEKFKEIDMTIKSLDKQLKEGHNLDRGERGRNKVASIAGQFVKKTPGTSAEEKQGSKSLMNSKLGLVLTSQGVSEICHFCKQKVYLMEKIAAEGLVLHRSCLKCHHCHTNLRLGGYAFDRDSPDGLFYCNQHFKLPPKPYKPVTKRQPSHPKHEEIAAKTSRISPEKVSRAENIVAMDLLDRGQTPERIEFENTDAMSDGERSLNNIIDENEWTDRNFGTGTDETDSDLSSSDSSDSETDSDMYEEANDSPIGAETLQLATDWIGKQRICSLQDSDGDEFYDSSEDDDVDTQTEGEELARAREIRMQEVKLMPPVYPATDTETEVQSDSESSSVEIEPNSATEISTDSEFDHDPIAKTPPQIVIDDTYIKRPTRVHIRQGMIANGLNRQVAKENTAESKVSDLSKIELDIKPLVQVDPSVLASTNRIPLKNPRPGDYLLNKAPSTEGIASKRSLELKKRYLLGESGSTGLMKSGSTSVLDSTFKNFHSNISQCQKLLNRGGADISPTMQMFLKQQTNRLSGTKEEKKEVESNLINEKINVYGMNNNLKEIAEKRIDEEHVMPTETINTALVENKLKDFISCSKSNDPADVPIIDLTNVDLPEEMIRANQEFIEKLECSDDVENNKVIEVIDLTIEASPPVKFDLGARCEKRDEQVVPESISSIKSKIEADKSAIDSLLRQRDMCDVQETTIQVPVLNSWEPKKKPRSDSDVESDSLSNSSSTSSLEEIPHYILDSTTSPDTQINERFVPRLEVRDTTGELMQIDSLMIVDGKYIGDPEDLQLLEKLPEIPAASAEVSQPSSANECDISCNSETKRQNDVGRGISEVLRRNDSFKFDARNKSKIESLKHLPLNLETKESQSDLESPIVDRDKTPTANLAPGFIGQSDSETEITGQVLTETELSDWTADDAVSENFVDIEFALNSNKGTIKRNKKAKKKAVPPEPLVHHQQLSDGDLETNIMKSFDIDNIEFMDTGSDGCVETYSTTNKGMLRNRGYVEFVDQIPEHGNTNRYCPSYRSDTGYSSSSRINLGYAKPESSSSREIPGIDYIEQGACVLSSSSEGELKTPVNEVTKSVFTDTSSSQVIKTQDSEQHSSSVNEIEDDSLVLITSQTNTTEDSEALTVVTSPLDSADKNAVEQSFGEAVKAISKDEYRNTPEEMSYEDYVRKLQMKISQISNSRDSIDVKKSKRRSSKGEGDASASEIPSPTSFTPKLSIFDDKIKEPPTLTKKLEEITKERAKQKDLIHDLVMDKLQTKKQLNAEKRLNRSRTRQMGCTSGSLALSGLKSFDIPHCHPVPGEKRTTPSKVFEPLQSPSKVLETAISSAEKLKDRPLSENVDSKFGAGIVLPVSPKKLTKTQSFCGYSSRLVSAENDLIAESFKTPIPPPRSGRRIDDKTLAHSDKLRQEARARARLMSNEDLGLSPEEKMQMLRKRYQLDADLDTPNKSDDAKVREQKLMASKSVSDISTANSFVAFDKSIDGSDGKSTPRKFFKGAEFTSDSNLVSDVGVVNDKTPNGGKKESPKRLSDRRSRSKDPERRKSIIQTVSDFFHKKKDSKDAINQINKDKADGVFGLFKLSSKHKEKSKSCFDVRELMIFCEKENSPSYSERSKSEDCLKADWRNRRSEDELTPPPIPPLPLNYQRSDDESTSVAENRELKRLKAVSKASRQAELKRLRIAQEIQREQEEIEVQIKELEARGVIIEKVLRGEGSFGEYFNANDPNGSSDEKYLKELLEIWRKITQLKKRDQELGIREQELKLEHRHAQLKEQLNMRLSCSKLDKSSADVAAEGAILNEMLEIVAKRAALRPTDGLPTADEVSPEDEIVVAPTLKWGPVLVVFSLLYACILWFAYSRC from the exons gTGGTTGTGGAGAAACGCGACAGAATATCTCGCAACAATGTGCTTCATTTGTGGCCTTTTGTCATAACGGATTTGAGAAATTTGGGCGCTAAGAAGTTCTACGGGAAATTCTGTGCTGGCTCCATTGATCACATTTCCATCAGGCAACTGCAGTGTATTCTACTGAAGGTGGCTCTCCTGTTGGGTGTTGAAGTGCACGAAGGAGTGTCATTTGTTAAGCTAATCGAGCCAAAAGATG GTTGTGGCTGGCGCGCCCAAGTGAGCCCAGAAGACCATGCTGTCTCACACTATGAATTCGATGCACTTATTGGAGCGGATGGCAAGCGCAATACACTCGAGGGTTTCGTCCGGAAGgaatttcgtggaaaattagCAATTGCTATTACGgcaaatttcatcaataaaCGAACTGAGGCGGAAGCTAAA GTGGAAGAAATCAGTGGAGTGGCCTTTATATTCAATCAATCCTTCTTCAAGGAATTGTACTATCGAACTGGTATTGATTTGGAGAATATTGTTTACTACAAAGATGAGACACACTACTTTGTGATGACAGCAAAGAAAATGAGTCTCATTGATAAGGGTGTTATAATACAGGATTCAGCTGATCCAGCTGAACTCTTGTCCCCGTCGAATGTTAACACGGACAAATTGTTGGATTATGCACGCGAAGCTGcggaattttcaacaaaatatcaAATGCCTAATTTGGAATTTGCAGTGAATCACTACGGGAAGCCCGATGTGGCAATGTTTGATTTTACATCAATGTTCCAAGCTGAGAATTCTAGTCGGGTTTGCGTGCGGAAGAATTATCGACTGCTACAGTGTCTTGTGGGTGATAGTCTCCTTGAGCCATTCTGGCCAACGGGATCGGGCTGTGCACGTGGCTTCCTATCCAGCATGGATGCAGCCTATGCAATAAAGCTTTTTGCAAATCCACGCAATAGTTGCCTAGCTGTTCTAGCACAGCGAGAGAGTTTGTACCGATTGCTGGGGCAGACGACTCCGGAAAATCTCAATAGAGACATTATGGCCTACACATTGGACCCATCGACGCGATATCCAAATCTCAATAAGACCCTGGTGCAGGTGCAACAGGTGGAGATGCTCCTCGATGCGGACGATGAGACGATCTATCAGCAAACTTTCATGGATACAAATGCCATTTCAGCCGTACCAGATGCTCCGGTGCGAAGGAAGCGAAGAACTGGAGACACCACACCACTTGGGATGGTTCTGCTGCGATGGATAAAGTCCCAATTGAAAGCGTatgaatttgcaaataatctAACAGAAGTTGCACAATGTTTTACCCATGGGAGAGTTCTCTGTGCACTAATTCATCGATATCGTCCGGAATTGTTGGATTTCTCCACACTTGGAGATCTCCCAGCTGAACAATGCAATGCCAAAGCCTTTGATATTCTTGAGAATGATTTGGGAATACCACGAGTTATGCAAGCCAGTGAATCGGTTAACATTGAGAAGATTGAATCGAAACTCTGGCTAAACTACCTGGAACAAATCTGTGAGCTCTTCCGCGGGGAAATTCCTCATGTTAAGCATCCAAAAttg GACTTTGCTGAGTTGAAGGAGAAGCAACGAAGCAATATTCCGGACTTTTCGAATTTGGTAAAGTCTTCGGGGAAACGGAATGTGGTTGAGGTTGAAGCAATTAATCGACGAATTACATTGGATGAGGAACGGAATAAGAATCGATCAAGACGATTGAATTACGAACAGATGCAAGCTGTACAAGCCGCAGAAGGTTCCCGGAGGGCAAAGAAGAGACGAAGTCATGAGAAATTTGCGAATGTG GAAGAACAGAAGAAGCGTCTGCAAGATATACAAAATAATCGAATGGAACGTCAGAGTAAGAGACGATTGGAACGTGCTCGGCAGACTGAAAATTTCTACAAGAGCTTACATATGCTACAATTTAATAGTTTCCTCCGTGATACCGATAGTTCAACACCATTTGAAGACTACTCCCTCTATGTCTATCGCCAACAAGCTCCAGACTTTAATGATCGCGTTAAAGATCTGGAGAGGAAGTTACTTTATCCC GACCGGGAGAGAGGTTTCTACTCTGCTCTCGCAAGGGGAGCTCCTGATGAGAAGTTCAGTAATCGCATCAAGTCGATGGAATCGAAAATTGTCGGGAAGAATGCGGGACTTGGGGACAAGAAGCCAAAAGATCTACTTCGTGCCATTGGGAAGATTGAGAGTGATGATTGGAATGTGCGGGAGATTGAGAAGAAGATTGAGCAATCGAAGAAAGCCGAAGTGGGAAAATCCCGGGAGAAGGTACCCAAGTGGAGTCGTGAGCAATTCCTGGCGCGTCAGAGTAAGATGTCCAAGCCAATTGATCGGCAGTCGTCGATTGATGAGAAATTCAAGGAGATCGACATGACGATCAAGTCACTCGATAAGCAACTCAAGGAGGGTCACAACTTGGACAGAGGTGAGCGTGGGAGGAATAAAGTGGCATCAATTGCAGGgcaatttgtgaagaaaactcCCGGAACGTCGGCGGAAGAGAAGCAAGGCTCGAAGTCGTTGATGAATTCCAAACTGGGGCTGGTGCTCACGTCTCAGGGAGTTTCGGAGATTTGTCACTTTTGCAAGCAGAAAGTGTACCTCATGGAGAAAATTGCGGCAGAGGGATTGGTGCTACATAGATCCTGCCTCAAGTGCCACCATTGCCACACAAATCTCCGACTTGGTGGCTATGCCTTCGATCGTGACAGCCCGGATGGGCTCTTCTACTGCAATCAGCACTTTAAATTGCCACCAAAACCATACAAACCCGTCACCAAGAGGCAGCCTTCACATCCG AAACATGAGGAAATTGCGGCAAAAACTTCCCGGATTTCCCCTGAAAAGGTGTCACGGGCGGAAAATATTGTGGCCATGGATTTACTGGATCGCGGTCAGACACCCGAACGGATTGAATTTGAGAATACCGACGCAATGTCTGACGGTGAACGTTCTCTCAATAATATAATTGATGAGAATGAATGGACAGATAGGAACTTTGGCACGGGAACAGATGAAACGGATTCGGATCTCTCAAGTTCGGATTCATCAGACTCAGAAACGGACTCTGATATGTACGAAGAGGCAAATGATTCGCCAATTGGGGCGGAAACACTGCAATTGGCAACGGATTGGATTGGAAAGCAGAGGATATGTTCCCTTCAGGATAGCGATGGGGATGAATTCTATGATTCCAGTGAGGATGATGATGTGGATACGCAAACGGAAGGGGAGGAATTGGCAAGAGCACGGGAGATTCGTATGCAGGAGGTGAAACTCATGCCACCCGTTTATCCAGCAACAGACACCGAAACTGAG GTTCAATCGGATTCAGAGTCCTCATCGGTGGAAATTGAACCAAATTCAGCCACAGAAATTTCCACAGATTCCGAATTTGATCACGATCCAATTGCAAAGACTCCGCCACAGATTGTAATTGATGATACGTACATAAAGCGACCAACACGGGTGCACATAAGGCAGGGAATGATTGCAAATGGGCTGAATAGGCAGGTGGCGAAGGAGAACACCGCGGAGAGCAAAGTGAGTGATTTGAGTAAGATTGAATTGGATATAAAGCCACTAGTTCAGGTGGATCCATCCGTACTGGCGAGCACTAATCGCATCCCATTGAAGAATCCCCGTCCTGGGGATTATTTGCTCAATAAGGCCCCAAGTACGGAGGGGATTGCCTCAAAGAGGAGTCTTGAGCTCAAGAAGAGGTACTTGCTGGGTGAATCAGGGAGTACGGGACTCATGAAGTCTGGCTCGACGTCTGTTCTCGATTCAACATTCAAGAATTTCCATTCAAACATTTCACAATGTCAGAAATTGCTCAATCGCGGTGGGGCGGATATTAGTCCAACAATGCAAATGTTCCTTAAGCAGCAAACAAATAGATTGAGTGGGACAaaggaggagaagaaggagGTTGAATCGAAtctaattaatgaaaaaatcaatgtttatgggatgaataataatttgaagGAGATTGCGGAGAAGAGAATAGATGAGGAGCATGTGATGCCAACGGAAACGATAAATACTGCCCTTGTGGAGAATAAATTGAAGGATTTCATAAGTTGTAGTAAGAGCAATGATCCAGCTGATGTTCCAATTATTGATCTCACAAATGTTGATCTCCCCGAAGAGATGATTAGGGCTAATcaggaatttattgagaagcTCGAATGTAGTGATGATGTGGAGAATAACAAGGTGATAGAAGTTATTGATCTCACAATTGAAGCGTCTCCTCCGGTGAAATTTGATTTGGGCGCGAGGTGTGAGAAGAGGGATGAGCAAGTTGTCCCGGAATCAATTTCATCGATTAAGAGTAAAATTGAGGCGGATAAATCGGCAATTGATTCCCTTCTACGGCAACGGGATATGTGTGATGTGCAGGAGACGACAATTCAGGTGCCCGTGCTGAATTCGTGGGAACCAAAGAAGAAGCCAAGATCCGATTCGGACGTGGAATCCGATAGTTTGTCAAATTCCTCGAGTACATCGAGTTTAGAGGAGATCCCTCATTATATTCTCGACTCAACCACAAGTCCCGATACGCAGATTAATGAGAGATTCGTCCCACGGCTTGAGGTGCGGGATACAACAGGGGAATTGATGCAGATTGATAGTTTAATGATTGTCGATGGGAAGTACATTGGGGATCCGGAGGATTTGCAATTGCTGGAGAAATTGCCCGAAATTCCGGCAGCAAGTGCGGAGGTGTCGCAACCTTCGAGTGCAAATGAATGTGATATTAGTTGCAATAGTGAGACAAAGAGGCAAAATGACGTGGGTAGGGGTATAAGTGAGGTGTTGCGGAGGAATGATTCATTCAAATTCGACGCACGCAATAAGAGTAAGATAGAATCATTGAAGCATTTACCGTTGAATCTGGAGACGAAAGAGTCACAGAGTGATCTTGAGTCACCAATTGTTGATAGAGATAAGACCCCAACGGCAAACCTGGCGCCGGGATTTATTGGGCAATCAGACTCAGAGACAGAGATTACGGGGCAAGTACTCACGGAGACTGAACTGTCCGACTGGACGGCTGATGATGCAGTTTCGGAGAATTTTGTTGACATTGAATTTGCCCTGAATTCCAATAAGGGTACCATTAAGAGGAATAAGAAGGCAAAGAAGAAGGCTGTGCCACCGGAGCCACTTGTTCACCATCAGCAATTGAGTGACGGTGACCTGGAGACAAACATAATGAAGAGCTTTGACATAGACAATATTGAATTCATGGATACAGGGTCTGATGGTTGCGTTGAAACATACTCCACCACAAATAAGGGTATGCTGCGGAATCGTGGCTATGTGGAATTTGTTGATCAAATTCCCGAACACGGAAACACCAATCGATACTGCCCCAGTTACCGCAGCGATACTGGCTATTCCAGTTCGTCGCGCATAAATTTAGGCTATGCAAAACCCGAATCGAGTTCTTCAAGAGAAATCCCTGGGATTGATTACATCGAACAGGGAGCTTGTGTGTTGTCATCCTCAAGTGAGGGAGAGCTCAAGACTCCCGTAAACGAAGTCACAAAATCCGTCTTTACGGATACTTCGTCGTCTCAGGTTATTAAGACTCAAGACTCTGAACAACATTCCTCCAGTGTGAATGAAATTGAGGATGATAGTCTTGTTCTCATTACCTCCCAAACGAATACAACGGAAGACAGTGAAGCCCTAACTGTTGTAACGAGTCCCCTTGATTCAGCTGACAAGAATGCCGTTGAACAATCCTTCGGGGAGGCTGTTAAGGCCATTTCAAAGGATGAATATCGCAACACCCCCGAAGAGATGAGCTACGAAGACTACGTGCGGAAGCTACAGATGAAGATTTCGCAGATTAGCAATTCCCGGGAttcaattgatgttaaaaaatccaaaaggCGCTCATCGAAGGGAGAAGGAGACGCCAGTGCGTCGGAGATTCCTTCACCAACGAGCTTTACGCCAAAATTGAGTATTTTTGATGATAAGATCAAAGAACCGCCCACGCTGACAAAGAAGCTGGAGGAGATTACGAAGGAACGAGCAAAGCAGAAGGATCTCATTCATGATCTCGTGATGGATAAGTTGCAGACAAAGAAGCAATTGAATGCCGAGAAGAGACTCAATCGTAGTCGAACACGTCAAATGGGTTGTACAAGTGGGAGTTTGGCACTGTCAGGACTCAAATCCTTCGATATACCGCACTGTCATCCAGTTCCGGGTGAGAAGCGCACAACACCATCCAAAGTATTTGAACCACTTCAGTCACCGAGTAAAGTTCTCGAGACGGCAATTTCGTCGGCGGAGAAGCTAAAAGATAGGCCACTCAGTGAGAATGTTGACAGTAAATTCGGCGCGGGGATTGTTCTTCCTGTTTCACCGAAGAAGCTGACAAAGACTCAGTCCTTCTGTGGGTACAGCTCACGCTTGGTGTCGGCGGAAAATGATCTCATTGCTGAGTCCTTCAAGACTCCCATTCCACCACCACGCAGTGGAAGGAGGATTGATGATAAAACTCTTGCTCATTCGGACAAGTTGCGCCAAGAGGCACGAGCTAGGGCACGCTTGATGTCCAATGAGGATTTGGGATTGAGTCCCGAGGAGAAGATGCAAATGCTGCGGAAGCGCTACCAACTCGATGCAGATCTCGATACACCCAACAAGTCTGACGATGCCAAAGTGCGTGAACAGAAGTTGATGGCATCGAAGAGTGTGAGTGATATTTCCACGGCAAATTCCTTTGTTGCATTTGATAAGAGCATCGATGGGAGTGATGGGAAGAGCACCCCGCGGAAGTTCTTCAAGGGGGCAGAATTTACGTCAGATTCCAATTTAGTCAGTGATGTGGGGGTGGTGAATGACAAAACGCCCAATGGTGGGAAGAAGGAGAGCCCCAAACGGCTGAGTGATAGGCGATCCAGGAGTAAGGATCCAGAGCGCAGGAAAAGTATTATACAGACAGTATCGGActtttttcacaagaaaaaggaCTCGAAGGATGCCATCAATCAAATCAACAAAGACAAAGCCGATGGGGTGTTTGGTCTCTTCAAGTTATCATCGAAGCATAAAGAGAAATCAAAG TCGTGCTTTGATGTACGagaattaatgattttttgt GAAAAGGAGAATTCCCCATCGTATTCGGAAAGAAGTAAATCAGAGGATTGCCTAAAGGCTGACTGGAGGAATCGAAGGAGCGAAGATGAACTCACACCACCCCCAATACCGCCTTTACCGCTGAATTATCAACGATCTGACGATGAGAGTACGTCAGTTGCGGAGAATCGCGAATTAAAACGCCTCAAGGCGGTGTCCAAAGCATCACGTCAGGCTGAATTGAAGAGATTGCGGATTGCGCAGGAAATTCAGCGAGAGCAGGAGGAGATAGAAGTACAAATAAAGGAATTAGAGGCACGTGGTGTCATCATTGAGAAAGTACTTCGAGGCGAAGGATCCTTTGGGGAATA CTTCAATGCCAACGATCCCAATGGGTCCAGTGATGAGAAATATCTTAAGGAATTGCTAGAAATATGGCGAAAAATAACGCAATTGAA AAAACGTGATCAAGAATTAGGAATTAGAGAACAAGAACTGAAATTGGAGCATCGTCATGCTCAGCTGAAGGAGCAACTCAATATGCGGCTGTCATGTAGCa